In Juglans regia cultivar Chandler chromosome 5, Walnut 2.0, whole genome shotgun sequence, the following are encoded in one genomic region:
- the LOC108989029 gene encoding uncharacterized protein At5g39865: protein MAESKNHAEFSVKSKSSSFFNRSLTLSNPTSTVSPQKPYLQAALSLDRSGSGSFLKLYNSIESVRSAGNAIKGKVKQLRSFFESSTNGEESQPQSQPQYQLLPSKLKPATKSIGSVPGSSAIRLPGTEDRIVVYFTSLRGVRRTYEDCYAVRMILRGFRVWVDERDVSMDSAYRKELQSVLGEKNVTLPQVFVRGNYLGGAEVIKQLFEVGELAKILKGFPVQKPGFVCESCGDVRFAPCANCNGSRKVFDEDEDRVKRCLECNENGLVRCPYCCC, encoded by the coding sequence ATGGCGGAATCTAAGAATCACGCGGAATTCTCGGTCAAATCCAAATCCTCATCGTTCTTCAATCGCTCCCTTACCTTGAGCAACCCGACCTCCACTGTTTCCCCTCAGAAACCCTACCTCCAGGCCGCTCTGAGTCTTGACCGGAGCGGCTCCGGTTCGTTCCTGAAACTCTACAATTCCATCGAATCGGTCCGGTCCGCCGGCAATGCCATCAAAGGTAAGGTCAAGCAGCTCCGCAGTTTCTTTGAATCCTCGACGAACGGCGAGGAATCACAGCCCCAATCGCAACCGCAATACCAACTGCTACCCAGCAAGCTCAAACCCGCAACAAAATCGATCGGTTCGGTGCCCGGTAGCTCTGCGATTCGCTTACCGGGCACTGAGGACCGAATCGTTGTGTACTTCACGAGCTTACGCGGTGTTCGGAGGACCTACGAGGACTGCTATGCGGTGAGGATGATATTACGGGGGTTTCGGGTTTGGGTCGATGAGCGGGACGTATCCATGGACTCGGCATATCGAAAAGAGTTGCAGAGTGTGTTGGGAGAGAAGAATGTGACCCTGCCACAGGTGTTTGTGAGAGGGAATTACTTGGGAGGCGCTGAGGTGATCAAGCAGCTCTTTGAAGTTGGGGAATTGGCGAAAATTCTAAAAGGGTTTCCGGTTCAGAAACCCGGGTTTGTCTGCGAGAGCTGCGGGGACGTGAGGTTCGCGCCCTGCGCTAATTGCAATGGAAGTAGAAAGGTATTTGACGAGGATGAAGATAGAGTCAAGAGGTGTCTGGAGTGCAACGAGAACGGCTTGGTTCGGTGCCCGTATTGCTGTTGCTGA